Proteins encoded together in one Longimicrobium sp. window:
- the mfd gene encoding transcription-repair coupling factor, with protein MPHPLLIDSFRSVPAFQALAASLPRAGGSALASGLAGSAPLVLVSALHRARPERIWTLVAAGPEAAEQATADLEALLGEGAVFLYPQRESLPYEEGEPHLEIGGTRVEALEALLSGRASLLVTTPRALQELAPAVEGLDDLRLEIRTGEDVLLPELAARLEGMGFERVPTVEAVGQFALRGGIVDVFGFGAPEPARIEFFGDTVESIRFFDILTQLSVRSVDELQLLPVDLRAQASVGARSARATEGSERKSLLEYLPQDAVVVHLAGGGTRGELDRTWQEVRRLHAAEAQRGNRPDAPETLFLPAEEAARRLEGFAQLFIEDTGTLPTQTTARFRALPPEAIDRDMGRLGDVLRGAAARGEQTLILCDNQGQLERLQELLDELRIARHVELGIGSIGGGFVLADAEPPLRLLTDHEIFRRSRRVRRRRRFRGGAALESIAALKPGDYVVHMDHGVGQFRRMELVRVGEEQFETLVIEYAGGELLRVPVHRVDLIERWVSDPDENAPAPKVHRIGGKDWSRQKQRTKKAIEEMTSELLELYAARAAEKGYAFSADTRWQREMESAFLFEDTPDQRQATEDVKKDMESPRPMDRLICGDVGYGKTEIAIRAAFKSVQDGKQVAVLVPTTILAEQHMHTFSERLADFPVRIEALSRFRTTKEQSDVLRRLQAGEVDILIGTHRLLSHDVHFKDLGLIVVDEEQRFGVKHKELLKQLRRTVDVLTLTATPIPRTLHFSMLGLRDMTLIQTPPRDRQPVITHVLPWADAIIEDAMRRELDRGGQVFFVHNRVETIDVVAQRVQRLIPEARIAIAHGQMREKELEAVMTAFLDGERDVLVATAIIESGLDVPRANTLIVNRADHFGLSQLYQIRGRVGRSHHRAFCYLLIPDEIQEDAEKRLRVLEHYTELGSGYRIALKDLELRGAGNILGSQQSGFVHAVGLDTYMRLLDDTIKQLKGGKGESRVQLAEVSVDGAALIPDDYVTDEAQKLNFYRRLSRVETVEAAEAIRGELRDRYGPLREEVETLIATAQLRLLGGELGIERILVRPWDVRINFRRGNVPRMASLQTAFSAHQLAVEVRRPMPLSLALTRHGTEPILPTLLASLRDLVAEVAKAAAA; from the coding sequence GTGCCGCACCCGCTGCTGATCGATTCGTTCCGGTCCGTCCCCGCCTTCCAGGCGCTGGCGGCTAGCCTGCCGCGGGCGGGGGGGAGCGCGCTTGCCTCGGGGCTGGCCGGCTCCGCCCCGCTGGTGCTGGTGTCCGCGCTCCACCGCGCCCGCCCCGAGCGGATCTGGACGCTGGTGGCCGCCGGGCCCGAAGCCGCCGAGCAGGCCACGGCCGACCTGGAAGCGCTCCTGGGCGAGGGCGCCGTCTTCCTGTACCCGCAGCGCGAGTCGCTGCCGTACGAGGAGGGCGAGCCGCACCTGGAGATCGGCGGCACCCGCGTGGAGGCGCTGGAGGCGCTCCTCTCCGGCCGCGCGTCGCTCCTCGTCACCACGCCGCGCGCGCTGCAGGAGCTTGCGCCGGCCGTGGAAGGGCTGGACGACCTGCGGCTGGAGATCCGCACCGGCGAGGACGTGCTCCTTCCCGAGCTGGCGGCGCGGCTGGAGGGGATGGGCTTCGAGCGGGTGCCCACGGTGGAGGCGGTGGGGCAGTTCGCGCTGCGCGGCGGCATCGTGGACGTGTTCGGCTTCGGCGCGCCGGAGCCGGCGCGCATCGAGTTCTTTGGCGACACCGTCGAGTCGATCCGCTTCTTCGACATCCTGACGCAGCTCTCCGTGCGTTCCGTGGACGAGCTGCAGCTGCTGCCCGTGGACCTGCGCGCGCAGGCGAGCGTAGGGGCGCGCTCCGCACGCGCCACCGAGGGGAGCGAGCGCAAGTCGCTGCTGGAGTACCTGCCGCAGGACGCCGTGGTGGTGCACCTGGCCGGCGGCGGCACGCGCGGCGAGCTGGACCGCACCTGGCAGGAGGTCCGCCGCCTCCACGCCGCCGAGGCGCAGCGCGGGAACCGCCCGGACGCGCCGGAGACGCTCTTCCTTCCCGCGGAAGAGGCGGCGCGCAGGCTGGAAGGGTTCGCCCAGCTCTTCATCGAAGACACGGGCACCCTTCCCACGCAGACCACGGCCCGCTTCCGCGCCCTGCCGCCGGAGGCCATCGACCGCGACATGGGCCGGCTGGGCGACGTGCTGCGCGGGGCGGCGGCGCGCGGCGAGCAGACGCTTATCCTGTGCGACAACCAGGGACAGCTGGAGCGCCTGCAGGAGCTGCTGGACGAGCTGCGCATCGCGCGGCACGTGGAGCTGGGGATCGGCTCCATCGGCGGCGGCTTCGTGCTGGCGGACGCGGAGCCCCCGCTGCGGCTGCTGACCGACCACGAGATCTTTCGCCGCTCGCGACGCGTGCGCAGGCGCCGCCGGTTCCGCGGCGGGGCGGCGCTGGAGAGCATCGCGGCGCTCAAGCCGGGGGACTACGTCGTCCACATGGACCACGGCGTGGGGCAGTTCCGGCGGATGGAGCTGGTGCGCGTGGGCGAGGAGCAGTTCGAGACGCTGGTGATCGAGTACGCGGGGGGCGAGCTGCTGCGCGTGCCCGTGCACCGGGTGGACCTGATCGAGCGGTGGGTGAGCGACCCGGACGAGAACGCGCCCGCGCCCAAGGTGCACCGCATCGGCGGCAAGGACTGGAGCCGGCAGAAGCAGCGGACCAAGAAGGCCATCGAAGAGATGACCTCGGAGCTGCTGGAGCTGTACGCCGCCCGTGCCGCGGAAAAGGGCTACGCGTTCTCCGCCGACACCCGCTGGCAGCGCGAGATGGAGAGCGCCTTCCTCTTCGAGGACACGCCCGACCAGCGCCAGGCCACCGAGGACGTCAAAAAGGACATGGAGTCGCCGCGCCCCATGGACCGCCTGATCTGCGGCGACGTGGGCTACGGCAAGACGGAGATCGCCATCCGCGCGGCGTTCAAGTCCGTGCAGGACGGGAAGCAGGTGGCGGTGCTGGTGCCGACGACGATCCTCGCCGAGCAGCACATGCACACCTTCAGCGAGCGGCTGGCCGACTTCCCGGTGCGGATCGAGGCGCTCTCGCGCTTCCGCACCACGAAGGAGCAGTCGGACGTGCTGCGGCGCCTGCAGGCGGGCGAGGTGGACATCCTGATCGGCACGCACCGCCTGCTGTCGCACGACGTGCACTTCAAGGACCTGGGCCTCATCGTCGTGGACGAGGAGCAGCGCTTCGGGGTGAAGCACAAGGAGCTCCTCAAGCAGCTCCGCCGCACGGTGGACGTGCTGACGCTCACGGCGACGCCCATCCCGCGCACCCTGCACTTCTCCATGCTGGGGCTACGCGACATGACGCTGATCCAGACGCCGCCCCGCGACCGGCAGCCGGTGATCACCCACGTGCTTCCCTGGGCCGACGCGATCATCGAGGACGCCATGCGGCGCGAGCTGGACCGCGGCGGACAGGTGTTCTTCGTCCACAACCGGGTGGAGACGATCGACGTCGTCGCGCAGCGGGTGCAGCGGCTGATCCCCGAGGCGCGCATCGCCATCGCGCACGGGCAGATGCGGGAGAAGGAGCTGGAGGCGGTGATGACCGCCTTCCTGGACGGCGAGCGCGACGTGCTGGTGGCCACCGCCATCATCGAGAGCGGGCTGGACGTGCCCCGCGCCAACACGCTCATCGTGAACCGTGCCGACCACTTCGGCCTCTCGCAGCTCTACCAGATCCGCGGGCGCGTGGGCCGCAGCCACCACCGGGCGTTCTGCTACCTGCTGATCCCTGACGAGATCCAGGAAGACGCCGAGAAGCGGCTGCGCGTGCTGGAGCACTACACGGAGCTGGGGAGCGGCTACCGCATCGCCCTCAAGGACCTCGAGCTGCGGGGCGCGGGTAACATCCTCGGCTCGCAGCAGAGCGGCTTCGTGCACGCGGTGGGGCTGGACACGTACATGCGGCTGCTGGACGACACCATCAAGCAGCTCAAGGGCGGCAAGGGCGAGAGCCGCGTGCAGCTGGCCGAGGTCTCGGTGGACGGCGCGGCGCTGATCCCCGACGACTACGTGACGGACGAGGCGCAGAAGCTCAACTTCTACCGCCGCCTCTCCCGCGTGGAGACGGTGGAGGCGGCGGAAGCCATCCGCGGCGAGCTGCGCGACCGCTACGGCCCGCTCCGCGAAGAGGTGGAGACGCTGATCGCCACGGCGCAGCTCCGGCTGCTGGGCGGCGAGCTGGGGATCGAGCGGATCCTGGTGCGTCCGTGGGACGTGCGCATCAACTTCCGCCGGGGCAACGTGCCGCGCATGGCGTCGCTGCAGACGGCCTTCTCCGCGCACCAGCTGGCCGTGGAGGTCCGCCGCCCGATGCCGCTCTCGCTGGCCCTTACCCGCCACGGCACGGAGCCGATCCTCCCCACCCTTCTCGCCTCGCTGCGGGACCTGGTGGCGGAGGTCGCGAAGGCCGCGGCGGCGTAG
- a CDS encoding S4 domain-containing protein, with translation MADEALRVDVLLHRLCLTKSRSEAKTACEAGAVSLDGRDARPSDTVLPGRRITIRYPRRTLQVELLALPGKSVSKAAARDLYKVLSDERTKDELAF, from the coding sequence ATGGCGGACGAAGCGCTCCGTGTAGACGTCCTCCTTCACCGGCTCTGCCTCACGAAGAGCCGAAGCGAGGCGAAGACGGCGTGCGAGGCGGGCGCCGTGTCGCTGGACGGCCGCGACGCGCGCCCCAGCGACACCGTGCTCCCGGGCCGACGGATCACCATCCGCTATCCGCGCCGCACGCTGCAGGTGGAGCTCCTCGCCCTACCCGGCAAGAGCGTCTCCAAGGCCGCCGCCCGCGACCTCTACAAGGTCCTGAGCGACGAGCGCACCAAGGACGAGCTGGCATTCTGA
- a CDS encoding peptidylprolyl isomerase, whose translation MRNRIAALAAIATLFAGSPLVAQTVPAAQPGEELVDRVVAVVGDTTLLFSDVQQGLEAYRESGREIPTDPAQRAALIRQIVEQRVSDLILLEAARASGMTVNELEVNEAVERQLTQVKQRFNGSEAELSRALQASGRTLEEYRRDLTRQITDRTMIDRYARQEVAKRPRPTIADADAREFFEGVRASVGTRPANVSFEQVLVKPLPSDSAKARARRTAEEVLAELGRGGDFEVLARRYSADASKEQGGSLGWFREGQMVRPFEVAAFSLRPGQTSGIVETEFGFHIIRLDRIRGPERQARHILIRPEITPEDIAAARTRADSIATAVRGGASLSTFAAATNTPADQRVNRNIPLAQLSPAYAAPLATAEANTLVGPFEVASAQGAPSFAIVRITERQAEGQYEYADVAERVKERMAEQRLEEQLLAELRRTTHVVINL comes from the coding sequence ATGCGCAACCGAATCGCGGCGCTCGCCGCCATCGCCACCCTCTTCGCCGGCTCGCCGCTCGTGGCCCAGACCGTCCCCGCCGCCCAGCCGGGCGAGGAACTGGTGGACCGCGTGGTGGCCGTGGTGGGCGACACCACGCTCCTCTTCTCGGACGTCCAGCAGGGGCTGGAAGCGTACCGCGAGTCGGGGCGCGAGATCCCCACCGACCCGGCGCAGCGGGCCGCGCTCATCCGCCAGATCGTGGAGCAGCGCGTCAGCGACCTGATCCTGCTGGAGGCCGCGCGCGCTTCCGGGATGACGGTCAACGAGCTGGAGGTGAACGAGGCGGTGGAGCGGCAGCTCACCCAGGTCAAGCAGCGCTTCAACGGCTCCGAGGCGGAGCTGTCGCGCGCGCTGCAGGCCTCCGGCCGCACGCTGGAGGAGTACCGACGCGACCTGACGCGGCAGATCACCGACCGCACGATGATCGACCGCTACGCGCGCCAGGAGGTCGCCAAGCGCCCCCGCCCCACCATCGCCGACGCGGACGCGCGCGAGTTCTTTGAGGGCGTGCGCGCGTCGGTTGGCACGCGGCCGGCGAACGTCTCCTTCGAGCAGGTGCTGGTGAAGCCGCTCCCCTCCGACTCGGCCAAGGCGCGCGCGCGCCGCACCGCCGAGGAGGTTTTGGCGGAGCTCGGCAGGGGTGGCGACTTCGAGGTGCTGGCGCGCCGCTACTCGGCCGACGCGTCGAAGGAGCAGGGCGGCAGCCTGGGGTGGTTCCGCGAGGGGCAGATGGTGCGCCCGTTCGAGGTGGCGGCCTTCTCGCTGCGCCCCGGCCAGACGTCGGGGATCGTGGAGACGGAGTTCGGCTTCCACATCATCCGCCTGGACCGCATTCGCGGGCCGGAGCGGCAGGCGCGCCACATCCTGATCCGCCCGGAGATCACGCCGGAGGACATCGCGGCCGCCCGCACCCGCGCCGACTCCATCGCGACGGCGGTGCGCGGGGGCGCGTCGCTGAGCACCTTTGCCGCGGCCACCAACACGCCGGCGGACCAGCGCGTGAACCGCAACATCCCGCTGGCGCAGCTTTCGCCCGCGTACGCCGCCCCGCTGGCCACCGCCGAGGCGAACACGCTGGTGGGGCCGTTCGAGGTGGCGAGCGCGCAGGGGGCGCCCTCCTTCGCCATCGTGCGCATCACGGAGCGCCAGGCAGAGGGGCAGTACGAGTACGCCGACGTGGCGGAGCGCGTAAAGGAGCGCATGGCCGAGCAGCGCCTGGAGGAGCAGCTCCTGGCCGAGCTGCGCCGCACCACGCACGTCGTCATCAACCTCTGA
- a CDS encoding peptidylprolyl isomerase gives MKFTRWALPAAALALAGCGSFGKAMSSHTDVVAQAAGKELKVEEAASLLAANPQIQPTEELVGELAKMWVEYTLLATAAAEDTTLAVLDFDKLIEPTREEVILGRFVNSNVRVDTMFTEAQLDEKWNTEGPGPQVRARHILLKVAADAAPAARQAVRARAEQLQAQAAGGADFAALARQHSEDTSKDQGGDLGFFGRGQMVPTFEQAAFALQPGQVSKVVESPFGYHIIKVEERKSQPLPAEQRPQFRQMLARQTQGQAVQKFVDSLTAAAKIEVQTGAVKQIKEMATMEKLPLKGRAANRTLLEYRGGELTSGEVAMVIEQIPSAQRKQAASAPDSLVENFLKQQATREILLAEAKRRNFNLSRAATDSIRADARAAIRGLLQGTGLGTRRIPKGSAGNAAIEEQVRQLIQAFLSGQVQLQPLGRLGQALRDSYGSEVNEAAFARVVERMKAIRATQPQLPQGQPGMPQQGMPPQGMPPQGQPQQGQPQGAPEGAPQGGQPAPAQP, from the coding sequence ATGAAGTTTACCCGCTGGGCGTTGCCCGCCGCCGCCCTCGCGCTTGCAGGGTGCGGCTCGTTCGGCAAGGCCATGTCTTCCCACACCGACGTGGTGGCCCAGGCCGCCGGCAAAGAGCTCAAGGTCGAAGAGGCCGCGTCGCTGCTGGCCGCCAACCCGCAGATCCAGCCGACCGAGGAGCTCGTCGGCGAGCTGGCCAAGATGTGGGTGGAGTACACCCTCCTGGCCACCGCCGCCGCCGAGGACACCACCCTCGCCGTGCTCGACTTCGACAAGCTGATCGAGCCGACCCGCGAAGAGGTGATCCTCGGGCGCTTCGTGAACAGCAACGTGCGCGTGGACACCATGTTCACCGAGGCGCAGCTCGACGAGAAGTGGAACACCGAGGGCCCCGGCCCGCAGGTGCGCGCCCGCCACATCCTGCTCAAGGTGGCGGCCGACGCCGCACCGGCCGCGCGGCAGGCGGTGCGCGCCCGCGCCGAGCAGCTCCAGGCGCAGGCCGCCGGCGGCGCCGACTTCGCCGCGCTCGCCCGCCAGCACTCCGAGGACACCTCCAAGGACCAGGGCGGCGACCTCGGCTTCTTTGGCCGCGGGCAGATGGTGCCCACCTTCGAGCAGGCGGCGTTCGCGCTGCAGCCGGGGCAGGTGTCCAAGGTGGTGGAGAGCCCCTTCGGCTACCACATCATCAAGGTGGAAGAGCGCAAGTCGCAGCCGCTCCCCGCCGAGCAGCGCCCGCAGTTCCGCCAGATGCTGGCGCGCCAGACGCAGGGCCAAGCCGTGCAGAAGTTCGTCGACTCCCTGACCGCCGCCGCCAAGATCGAGGTGCAGACCGGCGCCGTGAAGCAGATCAAGGAGATGGCGACGATGGAGAAGCTGCCCCTCAAGGGCCGCGCCGCCAACCGCACCCTCCTGGAGTACCGCGGCGGAGAGCTCACCTCGGGCGAGGTGGCGATGGTGATCGAGCAGATCCCGTCCGCGCAGCGCAAGCAGGCCGCTTCGGCGCCCGACTCTCTGGTGGAGAACTTCCTCAAGCAGCAGGCCACCCGCGAGATCCTGCTGGCCGAGGCCAAGCGCCGCAACTTCAACCTGTCGCGCGCGGCCACCGACTCCATCCGTGCCGACGCGCGCGCGGCGATCCGCGGGCTGCTGCAGGGCACGGGGCTGGGCACGCGCCGCATCCCCAAGGGGTCGGCCGGCAACGCGGCGATCGAGGAGCAGGTGCGCCAGCTCATCCAGGCCTTCCTCTCCGGGCAGGTGCAGCTGCAGCCGCTGGGCCGCCTGGGCCAGGCGCTGCGCGATTCGTACGGCTCCGAGGTCAACGAGGCCGCCTTCGCCCGCGTGGTGGAGCGGATGAAGGCGATCCGCGCCACGCAGCCGCAGCTCCCGCAGGGCCAGCCGGGGATGCCGCAGCAGGGGATGCCGCCCCAGGGCATGCCTCCCCAGGGGCAGCCGCAGCAGGGGCAGCCGCAGGGCGCGCCTGAGGGTGCTCCGCAGGGCGGACAGCCGGCGCCGGCGCAGCCGTAG
- the pdxA gene encoding 4-hydroxythreonine-4-phosphate dehydrogenase PdxA, protein MGTRPRIAVTLGDPRGIGPEVVAAALADREVAAAAEYVRVGPEHLLGGADDVAVGRWTLEDGVAAAGRIAGEAIRRATEMAMAGEVDAVVTAPIDKSAFHAGGWHYPGHTEMLRDLAGVPEVAMMMAAERTALGGPLRVVLATTHLALRDVPAALSAGLLVRQAELTHRALRAHWGIAEPRVALCAINPHASDGGLFGDEEERIVEPALRMLAERGVKAFGPVPADTVFTRAVRGEFDAVIAPYHDVGMAAFKTAAFGSGVNVTLGLPFPRTSPDHGTALDIAGRGIADWSSTREAVLLAVRMCQTV, encoded by the coding sequence ATGGGGACACGCCCACGTATCGCCGTGACGCTGGGAGATCCGCGCGGAATCGGGCCTGAGGTGGTCGCGGCGGCGCTCGCGGATCGGGAGGTCGCGGCGGCGGCGGAGTACGTGCGCGTGGGGCCGGAGCACCTGCTGGGCGGGGCGGACGACGTCGCGGTGGGGCGGTGGACTTTGGAGGATGGCGTCGCGGCGGCGGGGCGGATCGCGGGGGAGGCGATCAGGCGCGCCACGGAGATGGCGATGGCGGGGGAAGTGGACGCCGTGGTCACCGCGCCCATCGACAAGTCCGCCTTCCACGCGGGCGGATGGCACTACCCGGGGCACACCGAGATGCTGCGCGACCTCGCCGGCGTCCCGGAGGTCGCGATGATGATGGCGGCGGAGCGGACGGCGCTGGGCGGACCCCTGCGCGTGGTCCTCGCCACCACGCACCTGGCGCTGCGCGACGTGCCGGCCGCGCTCTCGGCGGGGCTGCTGGTGCGGCAGGCGGAGCTCACGCATCGTGCCCTGCGCGCCCACTGGGGGATCGCCGAGCCGCGCGTGGCCCTCTGCGCCATCAATCCGCACGCGTCGGACGGCGGGCTCTTTGGGGACGAAGAGGAGCGGATCGTGGAGCCGGCGCTCAGGATGCTGGCGGAGCGCGGGGTGAAGGCGTTCGGGCCGGTGCCGGCGGACACGGTGTTCACCCGCGCCGTCCGCGGCGAGTTCGACGCGGTGATCGCGCCGTACCACGACGTGGGGATGGCGGCGTTCAAGACGGCGGCTTTCGGGAGCGGGGTCAACGTCACCCTGGGGCTTCCTTTCCCCCGCACCTCGCCCGACCACGGCACGGCTCTCGACATCGCAGGCAGGGGGATTGCCGACTGGTCGTCCACGCGCGAGGCCGTGCTACTGGCCGTGCGCATGTGCCAAACCGTTTGA
- the ftsE gene encoding cell division ATP-binding protein FtsE, with product MIRLSSVSKEYARSGAALRDVSFHVRKGELVFLTGHSGAGKSTVMRLIQMAEMPTSGEVRVSGFSSKLIRQRDVPMLRRKMGVVFQDFRLLRDRTAEENVAFALEVTGKKRTAIAPLAHRVLTQVGLAHKARAYPDELSGGERQRVAIARALVNEPLLLLADEPTGNLDEWAAKGVFEIFREINSMGMTVLMATHDLDLVRAHPQYRVIELSQGAVVYDSAPTPAAREPQQA from the coding sequence GTGATCAGGCTTTCATCCGTATCCAAGGAGTACGCGCGCTCCGGCGCCGCGCTCCGGGACGTGTCGTTCCACGTCCGCAAGGGAGAGCTCGTCTTCCTCACCGGCCACTCCGGCGCGGGGAAGAGCACCGTCATGCGCCTCATCCAGATGGCCGAGATGCCGACGAGCGGCGAGGTGCGCGTCTCCGGCTTCTCGTCCAAGCTCATCCGCCAGCGCGACGTCCCCATGCTGCGCCGCAAGATGGGCGTCGTCTTCCAGGACTTCCGCCTCCTGCGCGACCGCACCGCCGAGGAGAACGTCGCCTTCGCGCTGGAGGTGACGGGTAAGAAGCGCACCGCCATCGCGCCGCTCGCGCACCGCGTGCTCACGCAGGTGGGGCTGGCGCACAAGGCGCGCGCCTATCCGGACGAGCTCTCGGGCGGCGAGCGCCAGCGCGTGGCCATCGCGCGCGCGCTGGTGAACGAGCCGCTCCTTCTGCTGGCCGACGAGCCGACCGGGAACCTGGACGAGTGGGCGGCCAAGGGCGTCTTCGAGATCTTCCGCGAGATCAACTCGATGGGGATGACCGTGCTGATGGCCACCCACGACCTGGACCTGGTGCGCGCCCACCCGCAGTACCGGGTGATCGAGCTCAGCCAGGGCGCCGTGGTCTACGACAGCGCCCCCACCCCCGCGGCACGCGAACCCCAGCAGGCCTGA